From a single Candidatus Hydrogenedentota bacterium genomic region:
- a CDS encoding neutral/alkaline non-lysosomal ceramidase N-terminal domain-containing protein yields the protein MRLLKKILAGFAVFTLLLAGAVVLFIGPWPVYTSGYEGTRYFNNSVARIESAAKLCNVTDTPGPLKVGWGVAKITPPPGTPLAGYSARAGKQANGVLDDVHVKAVAFSDGKDTAVVVGADMLLIPPNVADAVREAVAKEIPLGAGNLFFTASHTHDSVGAFMPGLIAAISFGQYDPKIPPFLAKAFTAAVLDAYRSMAPAKFAHGAVDAPQHIHNRTRNAGVDPALNWMVIEKENGERCYITRFSAHPTLLDDDNLDVSGEYPGFLQRAIEGATGATAVFLGGAVGSMSPDAPDAPTDYGKCETLGNALAALVLEDSRDAVLAADADVACVSVPVDLPPLQMRLWSEKWRLSPLSRLITGIRTNGWMSAVRVGDAVFVNAPGDFSGEIAADWRKWAGGRGIDLWVSGFSGEYIGYISPDRYYGELRDSKGGIAYETGQLSWAGPHMEAFFTDLMRRMVGAVSGQASVQTAAAR from the coding sequence ATGCGGCTGTTGAAAAAGATTCTGGCGGGGTTTGCGGTGTTCACGCTCCTGCTGGCCGGCGCGGTTGTGCTGTTCATCGGCCCGTGGCCGGTGTACACGTCGGGTTATGAGGGCACGCGCTATTTCAACAACAGCGTGGCCCGCATCGAAAGCGCGGCGAAACTTTGCAACGTCACCGACACCCCCGGCCCGCTCAAGGTCGGCTGGGGCGTTGCCAAAATCACGCCGCCCCCCGGCACCCCCCTGGCGGGATACAGCGCGCGGGCGGGCAAACAGGCCAACGGCGTGCTTGATGACGTGCATGTCAAGGCGGTGGCCTTCAGCGACGGCAAGGACACGGCCGTGGTGGTCGGGGCGGACATGCTGCTCATTCCGCCCAATGTGGCGGACGCCGTCCGCGAGGCGGTGGCCAAAGAGATCCCGCTCGGCGCGGGGAACCTGTTTTTCACGGCCAGCCACACCCACGACAGCGTCGGGGCGTTCATGCCGGGCCTCATCGCGGCGATTTCGTTTGGCCAATACGACCCAAAGATCCCCCCTTTCCTGGCGAAAGCCTTCACCGCCGCAGTCCTGGACGCCTACCGCTCGATGGCGCCCGCCAAATTCGCCCACGGAGCGGTGGACGCGCCCCAGCACATCCACAACCGCACCCGGAATGCCGGAGTGGACCCGGCCCTGAACTGGATGGTCATCGAGAAAGAGAACGGGGAACGGTGCTACATCACCCGGTTTTCCGCGCATCCGACCCTTCTCGACGACGACAACCTGGATGTTTCCGGCGAGTACCCGGGATTCCTCCAGCGGGCGATAGAGGGGGCCACCGGCGCGACGGCCGTGTTTCTGGGCGGCGCGGTGGGCAGCATGAGTCCGGACGCGCCGGACGCCCCGACGGATTATGGAAAATGCGAGACCCTGGGGAACGCCCTTGCCGCTCTTGTTCTTGAGGATTCGCGGGATGCGGTGTTGGCGGCGGACGCGGATGTCGCCTGTGTCAGTGTGCCGGTTGATCTCCCGCCGCTCCAAATGCGGCTGTGGAGCGAGAAATGGCGCCTGTCCCCGTTGTCGCGGCTCATCACCGGCATACGCACCAATGGATGGATGAGCGCCGTCCGGGTGGGCGATGCGGTCTTTGTGAACGCCCCCGGCGACTTCAGCGGTGAAATTGCCGCCGATTGGCGCAAATGGGCCGGCGGCAGGGGGATTGATCTGTGGGTGTCCGGATTCTCGGGCGAGTACATCGGCTACATTTCGCCAGACCGCTACTACGGCGAGCTCCGGGACAGCAAGGGCGGCATCGCCTATGAGACCGGCCAGTTGTCCTGGGCGGGCCCGCACATGGAGGCGTTCTTCACCGACCTGATGCGGCGCATGGTTGGCGCCGTGTCGGGCCAGGCATCCGTCCAAACCGCGGCGGCGCGCTGA
- a CDS encoding acyl-CoA/acyl-ACP dehydrogenase: protein MLDCLMSEAERRLRDEARAFVREDVDTALLRAMDADEVRYPREFIEAAAARNLLGLRFPTAYGGRGLPWTAEVAVLEEVGVLGTSLGCLYSLVSIVGEALNKFGSEYLKEKYLRPTIAGKLTAAEALTEPRGGSDFFGTTTTARREGDHYILNGQKRFVVGAEGADYFMVYARTGPPEATPHESISAFIVERGPGVEVKHVYGLMGTRGGGTGRLLFKDCRVPAENLLGGENMGGLIFYQMMIPERMTSAAGAVGMGRAAMEVAARYSTRRRAFGEVIQNFQAVNAKVADMVTLLDVSRGLIHIAARSVDAGEPSGRSRRYVSEAKKTATENAWKVVNHAMQIMGGIGYTNIFPVEKMLRDVRLIMIWTGTNEIMDLIIQHEFYKEMAQEANPARNIERDAPEADREEEKVYE from the coding sequence ATGCTGGACTGTCTGATGAGCGAAGCGGAACGGCGGCTGCGGGACGAGGCGCGCGCTTTTGTGCGTGAGGATGTGGACACGGCGCTGCTGCGGGCGATGGACGCGGACGAGGTGCGCTATCCGAGGGAGTTCATCGAGGCAGCGGCGGCGCGGAACCTGCTCGGTCTGCGCTTTCCAACAGCGTATGGCGGGCGCGGCCTGCCCTGGACCGCCGAGGTCGCCGTGCTGGAGGAGGTGGGCGTGCTGGGCACTTCCCTGGGATGCCTCTACTCGCTGGTGAGCATTGTGGGCGAGGCCCTCAACAAGTTCGGCTCGGAATACTTGAAGGAGAAGTACCTGCGCCCGACCATCGCGGGGAAACTCACCGCGGCGGAGGCGCTGACGGAGCCGCGCGGCGGCAGCGACTTTTTCGGCACAACAACCACGGCCCGGCGCGAGGGGGACCATTACATCCTGAACGGCCAGAAGCGCTTCGTGGTGGGGGCGGAGGGCGCCGACTATTTCATGGTCTACGCGCGGACGGGCCCGCCGGAGGCGACGCCCCACGAGTCCATCAGCGCGTTCATTGTGGAGCGGGGGCCCGGGGTCGAAGTGAAACATGTGTACGGCCTGATGGGCACGCGCGGCGGCGGCACGGGACGGCTGCTCTTCAAGGACTGCCGCGTGCCCGCGGAGAACCTGCTCGGCGGGGAGAACATGGGGGGGCTCATCTTCTACCAGATGATGATTCCCGAGCGGATGACCAGCGCGGCGGGCGCGGTGGGCATGGGCCGCGCCGCAATGGAGGTGGCCGCGCGCTACAGCACGCGCCGCAGGGCCTTCGGCGAGGTCATCCAGAATTTCCAGGCGGTGAACGCCAAAGTGGCGGACATGGTCACCCTGCTGGATGTCTCGCGCGGGCTGATCCACATCGCCGCCCGGTCCGTGGACGCCGGGGAGCCGTCGGGACGGTCCCGGCGCTATGTCTCCGAGGCAAAGAAGACCGCCACGGAAAACGCGTGGAAGGTGGTGAATCATGCCATGCAGATCATGGGCGGCATCGGCTACACCAATATTTTTCCCGTGGAAAAGATGCTGCGGGATGTGCGCCTGATCATGATCTGGACCGGCACAAACGAGATCATGGACCTCATCATCCAGCACGAGTTTTACAAGGAGATGGCCCAGGAGGCCAACCCCGCGCGGAACATCGAGCGGGACGCCCCCGAGGCGGACCGGGAGGAGGAAAAGGTCTACGAGTGA